From the genome of Pseudomonas hamedanensis:
AGGTATTCGCCGGTGCGATTGGCCTGATCGCCCTGCAAGTCATACAGGCCAATGCCCGCGTGGCTGTCGAGATAAGCAAACGGCTGCTCCTTGCGCGACATCAGGGCGATGAGGCGGGTCAAGGTCAGGTGTTTGAACACATCGGCGTGATTGCCGGCATGGAAGGCGTGACGATAATTCATGGCTGCTCCTGCGAGGGCCGCAAAGTTTACCTTTTACCGGGCGGCAAGTCAGGGGTTGGCGGCTGAGCGGACAAAAGCCCCCCTGGACCGCCCCCTGCAAACCCAGTCGCGGTGGCAACGAAAAGATATCCCTGCAACCCATCACTCACCCGTTTATGAAAACCGCCGCGGTTTGAAGGAATCGTCCGTGGCCTTCGCCCGGAAATCTCACGATGACTCTGCCAGCAAAAAGTCCAACAGCGCTGACGATGAAGATTCTTCCGACGCTGCAATCTGAAAGAAACGTCTGATCTTGCAGCGCAGCACCGGCTTGGGTAACGCCTCAAACAGCGCCGGATGCTCTTCGCCCAACCACTGCAGCGCATTGCCGATCTGTGCGTTTTCCGCCGTCGCGGCCAGAACCGTTTCGGGGACCCGCCACCAGGGAAATGTCCGCGTCGAGACCAGCGCCCTGCCCCCGACTTCAACGGCCTGAGCATTGATCAGTCCGCGCGCGATTACCGGCAACAATTGCGCCGGATCGACCGCGTCGGAGTGCAGGATGGACAGCAAAAACCGGCCGTCCCAAAAGCGAAAAAACACCGCCTTCCCGTCTGGCATCAGCACCTGCGTCAGGCTGCGAAAGTGTTCGACTATCGCTTCAAGCCCCGCCGAAGACACCGCCAGCCAACCCCAGTCACGGGACTCGGTCGTCTCAACCCAATCGAGAAATTCACTGTCAGCGGTGACCATTCCCACATAGGGCATCACTGCCTCCCACTCGGCGTAAATCGTATCAGTCCAGACCGGGCTCGCCGCGCCTCGCCAGGCTTGAAATGCGCCGGCCTCGCTGGCGTTGCTGAAAATCGCGAACAGCTGCTCGGATGCCTTCAACGGCTCAAGCGCCAGCCATGCCGAGGGTAGTAGTCGCTCAGGCTGCACAAACACCGTCCTTGCAGCGCTCGCACTCTTCACAAAATGGCGCATCGCCCTTGAAACTCATGATTTGCGCAGCGGTGAGAATCGCCGCAGGCGCCGCCGCCAGTTTGTCCGGAAGGCCAGGCACCACTGGCGCCGCGCCCATTGCCGCCATTGGCGCACCACCCACCTGAATCGGCACGCTGCTGAAAATTCCGCCGGGGCCGATATTGATCCACTGTCCACCGGCCTGAATCGTCGCGCTCGCGCCACCGTCGATCACCACTTGCTGACCAGCGCTGATATGGATCTGCGCCGAGGCACTGGTGGCTTGGCTGTTCACCCGAACCTGCTGGTCGCCGAGCACAGACAAATGGTCATCCTGCCTGACTTCGGTCTGGCGCTGGCCGTGGGTGATGCGTTGCTCATCGGCCCTGAGTTCATGCCGGGCAAGCCCCGTGACAACGATGCTGCGCTGGTTATCGACCTGCACCTGCTGATCATTCAGCACATGCTGCGTCCAGTTGCGCTGGGCGCGCAGGTAGATTTCCTCGGCACCTTTTTTGTCTTCGATGCGCAGCTCGTTGTAGCCGCCTCCGCCGGGGCTGCTCTGGCTGCGCAAGACGCTGCGGGTCTTGTCTGCCGGCAGATCCAGTGGCACCGGCGTCGCGGCGTTGGGCAGGCAACCCATCACCAGTGGCTTGTCGGCATCGCCATCGATAAAGCCGACCAGCACCTCCATGCCCACCCGCGGAATCAGCACACTGCCGTAGTGATCGTGCGCCCAGCCGCTGGCGACGCGCAGCCAGCAACTGGAGTGTTCGTTCAGTTCACCGTCACGGTCCCAGGCCAATTGCACTTTCACCCGACCGTACTCATCGCAATGGATTTCCAGGTCTTTCGGGCCGGTGACCACGGCGGGCTGGTAACCCGACATGCGCGGTTTTTCCGGTGCCAATGCCGGTCGGAAGAACACGTCCCACGGCGTGGCCACAAAGGTATTGCGGTAACCCTGAAAGGACTCGCCATCGCTGGTCACCGACTCCTCCAGCACCTGCGGCTGACGCCCCCGGTGCTCGACGCCAGTGAGCAGCCATAAATCGTTCCAGTCGCTGCGCGGATGCCCGCTGAGTTGCAGGAAATGTCCGCAGACCAACGAAGATTCGTCGCTGCTGCCTTCGGCCTGCCGGTAATCGGCCACGTGCCGCTCCAGCGCTCGCCGTGCCAGATGCTTGCCGGTTTCGCGATCGTTGAATTGGCCGGGAAAGTGGTAGTCCTCCAGCACCGGACGCTGCTCGCCATCGCTGCGACTTTCCAGAGACAGGCGCGGCTTTTTGAAGTTGTAGTCGCGCCGGGTGACGACACTGGTGCGCGTTTCCACCCGCACGTTGAAACGCTGGATTGCCGGGGCGCCAGCCGACATGCCGCTGCCCGGCAGATACAGAGTCGACTCGGGCAGTCTCGGGAATACCGTCTGGTCGTCGCCAAACACCAGCAGATGGCCTTCGGGCCTGTGTTGAAAGTGGTAATGAATGCCGACTTCGGCACACAGGCGCTGAATGAAAGCCAGATCGCTTTCTGCGTATTGCACGCAGTACTCGCGCTGCGGGTATTCGCTGCCAAGGCGAAATTCGAAGGCATCGCGCAGAATCGAATGGTCCTTGAGGATTTGCGTGACAATTTGCGGCACGCTCTGATGCTGGAAAATTCGCTGGTTGATGCGATGCCCCAAATAGGTCAGACGCGGGACGAGGCTCAGGTGGTAGCGTGTCAGACGCTTCCCGGAATCACCCTGCCCGACCTGATAAATCTGACCGTGGATACCACTGCCCCGAGCATCAAGACTGAGAAACGCCTGACCGTGCAGCAGGCTTTCGAGGTCCAGGTCCGGCCGCTCGCTGACCAGTTCCAGCTCGAAGCGAAAAGGTTGGCTGATGGCTTCCTTGCCCGTGAACTCAAGGACTTTGAGGTCATGCTGGGCGCCTTCTAGGGTCAACGTGAAACGCGGTTGATTGGCAGGCGCGAACATCCGATGTCTCTCTGCGAAATGAGGGCGGGCGATTCTGCATCAGGGGCAAGGGGTCTTGGATGGGTGACGGGAAATTCAGATTCGCCCTACATATATTGCTGAAAACCCCACGATAATTGGCGCCTTCGACTACAGACAAATCCCCCGAACCCACCACCGTCCTTGTAGGAGTGAGCCTGCTCGCGATAGCGGCGTGTCAGCCGACACCAGTATTGAATGTAAGACCTCTATCGCGAGCGGGCTCACTCCTACAAGGGTTTTTGCGGTTCATCAGATAAATCACAGGCAATAAAAAACGGCCCGCCTCCGGTAGGAGACGGGCCGTTTTCCTGTGAGCCGAAGCTCAGTGCATCATTTGTTCAGCTTGAAATCTTTTTCCGCCGCTTCGAAGCGCTCAACCATGCCTCGGCTCGGCTCGCCCATCTTGCTGACGATGTAGATAGCCAGGCTGGCGAAGATGAAGCCCGGGATGATTTCGTACAGACCCAACAGTTCGAAATGCTTCCAGACCACTACGGTGATCGCGCCGACCAGGATACCGGCCAGTGCGCCGTCGCGTGTCATCTCTTTCCAGACCACCGAGATCAGGACAACCGGACCGAATGCAGCACCGAAACCGGCCCAGGCGTAGGACACCAGGCCCAGTACGCGGTTGTCCGGGTTGGCGGCCAGCGCGATAGCGATCAGTGCCACCAGCAGCACCATGGCGCGACCGACCCAGACCAGCTCCAGTTGCGAAGCGGATTTACGCAGGAACGTCTTGTAGAAGTCTTCGGTCAGGGCACTCGAGCACACCAGCAACTGGCAGCTCAGGGTACTCATCACGGCAGCCAGGATGGCGGACAGCAGCACACCGGCAACCCATGGGTTGAAGAGAATCTTGGCCAGTTCGATGAACACACGCTCAGGGTTTTCGGTAACGGGACCGGCGACTTCCGGGTGCGCCGAGAAGTACGCGATACCGAAGAAGCCCACGGCCACGGTGCCGCCCAGGCACAGAATCATCCAGGTCATGGAGATGCGACGGGCATTGGCAATCGATTTCACCGAATCCGCTGCCATGAAACGCGCGAGGATGTGCGGCTGACCGAAGTAGCCCAGGCCCCAGCCCATCAGCGAAATGATGCCGATGAACGTGGTGCCTTTGAGCATATCGAAGTTGCTTGGATCCTGAGCTTCGATGGCCAGGAACGTGGTGTCGACGCCGCCAGTGGCCAGCAGGACGATGATCGGCGTCAGAATCAGCGCGAAAATCATCAGCGTGGCTTGTACGGTGTCAGTCCAGCTCACCGCCAGGAAACCACCGATAAAGGTGTAGGCAATCGTCGCCGCAGCACCGGCCCACAGCGCGGTCTCGTAAGACATGCCGAAGGTGCTTTCGAACAGACGGGCACCGGCGACGATGCCGGATGCGCAATAGATGGTGAAGAACACCAGAATCACCACCGCCGAGATAATCCGCAGCAAGCCGCTTTTATCTTCGAAACGGCTGGAGAAGTAGTCCGGCAGGGTCAGGGCATCGCCGTTATGCTCGGTCTGCACACGCAGACGGCCGGCAACGAACAGCCAGTTCAAGTAGGCACCGACGATCAGACCGATAGCGATCCAGCTTTCGGAGAGACCGGACATGTAGATGGCGCCCGGCAGGCCCATCAACAACCAGCCGCTCATGTCGGAGGCACCGGCCGACAGCGCAGTAACCACGCTGCCCAGGCTGCGACCGCCCAGAATATAGTCAGAAAGGTTGTTGGTGGAGCGATAGGCCATCAAGCCGATCAGCACCATTGCTGCGATGTAGATCACGAACGTGATCAGGGTTGGATTGCTTACGCTCATTGAGTTACGCCCTGGCTTTGTTTTTATGTAGCGGCGGTGGTGAACCGCTCGCAAACGACGACGTTTGGCAGACGATCCGGGATCCCGCGCATTTAAGACTGATGTTTCCCCAGGAAAGCCATCAGCCGGTGCTTCGGGTTATTCCCGGTTGCACCTAGGGCGCGAATGCTATGCAACAAATCAAATAAGGTGCAACCAGTTTCGTGAGAATAAGTTGCACCTAGTCGGTTTTATCGACAAACACCCCGTTTTTGCTCCCTTTTATGGCAGTCGTGGCCCTTTGCTAGAAGCAAAAGCACCAAACCGGAGCAGTACGCTGGTACGAGAAATCAATTCCTGACGAGTTGCCTATTATTCCGGCAAAAAAAGGGTTGCACCCGGTTGCACCTCAATCGACGCAGGGCTAATCTTGCCGCCAGCTGATGCCACGCAACTGTGGCAACCATGAGGATAAAAATATGGCTACCACCACCCTTGGGGTCAAACTCGATGACCCGACCCGCGAGCGCCTTAAGGCCGCCGCAACCTCGATTGATCGCACGCCGCACTGGCTGATCAAGCAGGCAATTTTCAATTACCTGGAAAAACTCGAGGGTGGTGCAACCCTGACCGAGCTGAACGGTTTGACTGCCAAGGACGTCGACGACGCCGGCGAAGTACACACCGATCACGCCCACCAATGCTTCCTCGAATTCGCCGAGAGCATTCTGCCGCAGTCGGTTCTGCGTGCATCGATCACCGCCGCTTACCGTCGTCCTGAACCGGAAGTGGTGCCGATGCTGATCGAGCAGGCACGCCTGCCGGCAGCAATGGCCGAAGCCACCAACAAACTGGCCGCGACCATCGCCGAAAAACTGCGTAACCAGAAAAGTGCCGGCGGCCGTGCGGGCATTGTTCAGGGCCTGCTGCAGGAATTTTCCCTGTCGTCCCAGGAAGGCGTGGCGTTGATGTGCCTGGCCGAAGCGCTGCTGCGTATTCCCGACAAGGGCACCCGCGATGCGCTGATTCGCGACAAGATCAGCACCGGCAACTGGCATCCGCACCTGGGCAACAGCCCGTCGCTGTTCGTCAACGCAGCGACCTGGGGTCTGCTGCTGACCGGCAAACTGGTCTCCACGCACAACGAAGCCGGCCTGACGTCATCGCTGAGCCGCATCATCGGCAAGAGCGGCGAGCCGATGATCCGCAAGGGCGTCGACATGGCCATGCGGCTGATGGGCGAGCAGTTCGTCACCGGCGAAACCATCGCCGAAGCCCTGGCCAACGCGAGCAAGTTCGAAGCCAAGGGCTTCCGTTATTCCTACGACATGCTCGGTGAAGCCGCACTCACCGAAGTCGACGCACAAAAATACCTGGCCTCGTACGAACAAGCGATCCACTCGATCGGCAAAGCCTCTCACGGCCGTGGGATTTATGAAGGCCCGGGCATCTCCATCAAACTCTCAGCCCTGCACCCACGCTACAGCCGCGCGCAGTACGAGCGGGTGATGGACGAGTTGTACCCGCGCCTGTTGTCGCTGACCTTGCTGGCCAAGCAATACGACATCGGCCTGAACATCGACGCCGAAGAAGCCGACCGCCTCGAACTGTCGCTGGATCTGCTTGAGCGCCTGTGCTTCGAGCCACAGCTGACCGGCTGGAACGGCATCGGCTTCGTCATTCAGGCCTACCAGAAGCGTTGCCCGTACGTGATCGACTACGTGATCGATCTGGCCCGCCGTAGCCGCCATCGCCTGATGATCCGTCTGGTCAAGGGCGCCTACTGGGACAGCGAAATCAAGCGCGCCCAGGTTGAAGGCCTGGAAGGCTATCCGGTCTACACCCGCAAGGTGTACACCGACGTTTCCTATATCGCCTGCGCTCGCAAACTGCTGTCGGTGCCGGAAGTCATCTACCCGCAATTCGCCACGCACAATGCCCACACCCTGTCGGCGATTTACCACATTGCCGGTCAGAACTATTACCCCGGCCAGTACGAATTCCAGTGCCTGCACGGTATGGGCGAACCGCTCTACGAGCAGGTTGTAGGCAAAGTTTCCGAAGGCAAGCTGAACCGTCCGTGCCGCGTGTACGCACCGGTCGGCACCCACGAAACCCTGCTGGCCTATCTGGTTCGACGCTTGCTGGAAAACGGCGCCAACACCTCGTTCGTCAACCGCATCGCCGACCAGTCGATTTCGATTCAGGAACTGGTGGCCGATCCGGTGGCGCAGATCGAGCAGATGGCGACCGTGGAAGGTGGGTTCGGCCTGCCGCACCCGCGCATCCCGCTGCCGCGTGACCTGTACGGTGCCGAGCGCGCCAACTCCAGCGGCATCGACATGGCCAACGAACATCGCTTGGCCTCGCTGTCCTGCGCCTTACTGGCAACCGCGCACAACGACTGGAAAGCCGCACCGATGCTTGGTTGCGCGTCCAGCAACGAAGCGCCTGCTGCCGTGCTGAACCCGGCGGACCACCGCGATGTGGTCGGCCACGTCCAGGAAGCCACGGTCGAAGACGTCGACAACGCCATCCAATGCGCGCTGAATGCCGCACCGATCTGGCAGGCCACTCCGCCAGCCGAACGTGCCGCCATTCTGGAACGTGCCGCGGACTTGATGGAAGGCGAGATCCAACCGCTGATGGGCCTGTTGGCTCGCGAAGCTGGCAAGACTTTCGCCAACGCTATCGCCGAAGTGCGCGAAGCGGTCGACTTCCTGCGTTATTACGCGGTGCAGGCCCGCAACGATTTCAGCAACGACGCCCACCGCCCACTGGGTCCGGTGGTCTGCATCAGCCCGTGGAACTTCCCGCTGGCAATCTTCAGTGGTCAGGTCGCCGCCGCACTGGCCGCCGGTAACCCGGTCCTGGCAAAACCGGCCGAACAGACTCCGCTGGTGGCGGCTCAAGCCGTGCGCTTGCTGCTCGAAGCCGGGATTCCTGAAGGCGTGCTGCAACTGCTACCGGGTCGCGGTGAAACCGTCGGCGCCGGTCTGGTCGGCGACGAACGCGTCAAAGGCGTGATGTTCACCGGTTCCACCGAAGTCGCGCGTCTGCTGCAACGCAACATCGCTGGCCGTCTCGACAGCCAGGGCCGGCCGATTCCGCTGATCGCCGAAACCGGCGGCCAGAACGCGATGATCGTCGACTCCTCGGCACTCACCGAACAGGTGGTGATCGACGTGGTGTCCTCGGCCTTCGACAGCGCCGGCCAGCGCTGCTCGGCGCTGCGCGTGCTGTGCCTGCAGGAAGATTCCGCCGATCGCGTCATCGAAATGCTCAAGGGTGCCATGGCTGAAAGCCGTCTCGGCAACCCCGAGCGCCTGTCCGTGGACATCGGCCCGGTGATCGACGCCGAAGCCAAGGCTGGCATCGACAGACACATTCAGGGCATGCGCGACAAAGGTCGCAACGTGTACCAGGTGGCGATTGCCGACAGCGAAGAAGTCAAGCGCGGCACCTTCGTCATGCCGACGTTGATCGAGCTGGAAAGCTTCGACGAGCTGCAACGCGAGATCTTCGGGCCGGTCCTGCACGTGGTGCGTTACAAGCGTAAAGAGATCGACCAATTGATCGCTCAGATCAACGCGTCCGGTTATGGCCTGACTCTGGGCGTGCACACGCGCATCGACGAGACCATCGCCAAGGTCATCGACAACGTCAACGCCGGCAACGTCTACGTCAACCGCAACATCGTCGGAGCCGTGGTCGGCGTGCAGCCGTTCGGCGGCGAAGGCCTGTCGGGGACCGGCCCGAAAGCCGGCGGCCCGCTGTATCTGTACCGCTTGCTGTCAACGCGTCCGACCGACGCAATCGAACAATCCTTCGCTCGCGGCGATGCTGCCGTAGCGCCGGACGTTCGTCTGCGCGAAGCCATGCGCCAACCGCTGAACGCCTTGAAAGCCTGGGCCGACAACAACCAGTTCGCTGAGCTGAGCGCTCTGTGCGTGCAGTACGCGGCGCAATCGCAGAGCGGCATCACCCGCGTGCTGGCCGGCCCGACCGGTGAGAAAAACAGCTACGCGATCCTGCCGCGCGAGCACGTGCTGTGTCTGGCAGAAGTCGAAGGCGATCTGCTGACGCAACTGGCTGCGGTATTGGCCGTTGGCGGCTCGGCGGTATGGCCGGAGTCCGAAGTGACCAAAACCTTGCTGGCACGTCTGCCGAAAGAAGTTCAGGCACGCATCAAGCGGGTTGCTGACTGGAACAAGGACGAGGTGGTGTTCGATGCGGTTCTGCATCATGGCCATTCCGACCAGTTGCGTGCCGTTTGCCAGCAGATCGCCCAGCGTGGCGGAGCAATCGTTGGGGTTCAGGGCTTGTCCCAGGGCGAGACCAACATTGCTCTGGAACGCCTGGTGATCGAGCGGGCGCTGAGCGTTAACACGGCTGCGGCGGGCGGTAATGCCAGTCTGATGACCATCGGCTAAACCGCTGTAAATTCAGGCGACCGCAATGGCCGCCTGGAAATGAAATCCCCTGTAGGAGTGAGCCTGCTCGCGATAGCGGTCTGCCAGACACATGCATTGGTCTGACAGACCGCTATCGCGAGCAGGCTCACTCCTACATTGATTAGTGTCACCCTCACCTCTGCATCACCGCCATCAATCTTCCTGTTCAGCCATCATCAGCCCGCCTAGACTCGGCCCAACCTCATTTTCAGGTAAGCCACCATGTCCGAGACGCTGCTCAGTTCCCGCAATCTGGCTTTCGAGCTGTACGAAGTCCTTGATGCCGAGGGCCTGACCCGGCGCGAGCGCTTTGCCGAGCACAATCGCGAGACGTTCGATGCAGCCATCGGCACGGCGCGCAGCATTGCTGAAAAGTACTTCGCCCCGCACAACCGCAAGGGCGATGAAAACGAACCGCGCTATGAAAACGGCAAGGCGATTCTTATCCCCGAAGTGAAACCGGCGGTGGATGCCTTCCTCGAGGCCGGCTTCCTCAACGCCGCGCGAAGCTTCGAGGCCGGCGGCATGCAACTGCCGACCTTGCTGTCGCAAGCCTGCTTCGCGCATTTCCAATCGGCCAACGCTGCGTCGACCTCGTATCCGTTTCTGACCATGGGCGCGGCGAATCTGATCGAGAGCTTCGGCACCAACGAGCAGAAACAGCGTTTCCTGCAACCGATGATCGATGGCCGCTTCTTCGGCACCATGGCCCTGACCGAGCCGCATGCCGGTTCGTCGCTGTCGGATATTCGTACCCGCGCCGAGCCTGCGTCTGACGGCACGTATCGCCTCAAGGGCAACAAGATCTTCATATCCGGCGGCGACCATCCGCTGTCGGAAAACATCGTGCACATGGTCCTCGCCAAGCTGCCGGACGCGCCGCCGGGGGTAAAAGGCATTTCGCTGTTCATCGTGCCGAAGTTTCTGGTCAACGACGACGGCAGTCTCGGCCAGCGCAACGATGTACTGCTGGCCGGGCTGTTCCACAAGATGGGCTGGCGCGGCACCACGTCCACGGCGCTGAACTTCGGCGATAACGGCGAGTGCGTCGGTTATCTGGTGGGCAAGCCGCACCACGGCCTGAGCTACATGTTCCAGATGATGAACGAAGCGCGGATCGGCGTTGGCATGGGCGCGGTGATGCTTGGTTATGCCGGTTATCTGTACTCGCTCGAATACGCCCGCGAACGGCCACAAGGTCGGGTGCCGGACAGCAAGGACCCGACGACGGCGCCGGTGGCGATCATTCAGCACGCCGATGTCAGACGCATGCTGTTGACGCAAAAATCCTACGTCGAAGGGGCATTCGACCTCGGCCTGTATGCGGCGCGGTTGTTCGATGACACCACCACCCTTGAAACCGAAGCCGAGCGCAAACAGGCCCATGAGCTGCTGGACCTGCTGACGCCAATCGTCAAATCCTGGCCGTCGGAGTTTTGCCTGAAGGCCAACGAACTGGCGATCCAGATTCTCGGCGGTCACGGATACACCCGTGAATATCCGGTGGAGCAGTATTACCGCGACAACCGCCTGAACCCGATTCACGAAGGCACTCATGGCATCCAGTCGCTGGATTTGCTTGGACGCAAGCTGGCGCAGAACGGTGGCGCGGGGTTGAAACAGTTAATCCGCCTGATCGCTGCCACGGGCGAGCGCTCCACGGCGTACGATTCGTTGACCGCACTGCGCGAACCGCTGGAAAAACTGGTGGCGCGCCTGCAAACCGTGACCCTCGGTTTGTTGACCGATCTGGCGCAAGGCAAGGTCAACAGCAGCTTGGCGAATTCGGCGCTGTATCTGAAGGTGTTCGGGCACACGGTGATCGGCTGGCGCTGGCTGGAGCAAGCGATTCGCGCCGAAGAAGGTCTGGCAAAAGGCACTGCGGCGGACGCCGATTTCTATAAGGGCAAGCTGCAGGCGGCGCGGTACTTTCTGACGTGGGAAGTGCCGGGTTGCCAGCATGAGCTGGACTTGCTGGAGGCGCGGGACGATACGTGCCTGGGGATGCAGGATGCATGGTTCTGATCCGGATTATGCGTAGCGGCTGATTCCGTCTTCGCGGGCAAGCCCGCTCCCACAGGGTTTCGTGGCGCTCACGCACTCAGTGAATCACCACGATACTTGTGGGAGCGGGCTTGCCCGCGAAAGGGCCGGGGCTGACGACACATCAGCTCAGCGTGAACCCACTCATCTGCGCACCAGCGACCGGATCAACCCTGATTAATGGTCTTGGCGATGGTGTCGACCGTGGCGCTGACTTGCTCTTGGTAACGGTCGAGTTCTTCCTGGTGCTGTTTCTTCATATCGATCTGCTGCGAGCACAGGTTCATTGCCGCGAGCACCAGCAAGCGGTCGCCGATCAGGGTCGGGTATTTGCGCTTGGTGTCTTCCAGCGTGGCCTTGAGCATCATGGCCGCGTCCAGCAGGGTCTGTTCTTCCCCGGCCGGTGCCTTGATCGAATAGTCCTCCCCGAGAATGGAGATGACTTTTACCCCTGCTGTGCCGTGGTTCATGCGCTGACAGGACCGGCGTTGACGCGGTCGACCAGGGCTTGAATGCGTGCGGCAGTGGCACCGTGCTTTTCTTCCTGCTCCATCAGGTTCAGTTGCAGGCTTTCGTTTTCATCCTTGGCCTGGGCCAGTTCCGTGGACAGGGTCTGGTTGGTCTGCGCGAGGGTCTGGTTCTGTTGCACCAGGTCGCTGACGAGCTGTTCCAATTGGCTGAGGGATGCTTCCAACATTTTGATCTTCCAAGCGTTTTTCAAAGGGCGCGTACGATAAAGAAAAGTCACCACAGATGCCAGGGTTAAACCGCTGCAAAGCCTTGATTTTCCTGGCGGCGGACCGTTCCCGCGAGTTTAAAAGACTGTGATCTGCCGATCTGGTTCCTGCACTTCGTCGCCCCGCACCCGCTGCGACAAATGCGCACACCGACTCAAGACTTTAGTCGTATGACCGATAAGTCAGCCATACAGCAGCTCAACCCGCATGGATGCGGCCCTTTTCGGTATCCGCCCATGTCCCTTCGCAATATGAATATCGCCCCACGGGCGTTCACCGGTTTCGCCCTGATCGGCGGCCTGATGTTGATTCTCGGCGTGTTCGCCTTGAACCAGATGAGCAAAATTCGCGCGGCCGGCGAAAACATCGCCACCGCCAGCGTGCCATCGATCAAGGCCCTCGACGAATTCACCCAACTGACCCTGCGCCTGCGCGTGTTGTCATATCGCCTGCTGATCAACCGTGAAGCGGACGTGCAGCAGAAAACCATCGAACTGTTCGACATGCGCAACCGCCAGATTTCCGATGCGCAACGGGCTTACGAGCCGCTGATCTCCAGCCCCGAGGAACGTTCGGCGTACGATCAGTACGTGCAGTTGCTGGCGCAGTACCGTCAGCTCGAAGAGCGCATGAAAACCTTATCGCGCAACAATCAGGTCGACGAACTGCGGCAGATGCTCAACAGCGATTTGCTGACCAACTCTGAAGCGGTGAACACCGCTCTGGCACGTTTGCTGGAGATCAAC
Proteins encoded in this window:
- a CDS encoding DUF4123 domain-containing protein: MQPERLLPSAWLALEPLKASEQLFAIFSNASEAGAFQAWRGAASPVWTDTIYAEWEAVMPYVGMVTADSEFLDWVETTESRDWGWLAVSSAGLEAIVEHFRSLTQVLMPDGKAVFFRFWDGRFLLSILHSDAVDPAQLLPVIARGLINAQAVEVGGRALVSTRTFPWWRVPETVLAATAENAQIGNALQWLGEEHPALFEALPKPVLRCKIRRFFQIAASEESSSSALLDFLLAESS
- the tssI gene encoding type VI secretion system Vgr family protein yields the protein MFAPANQPRFTLTLEGAQHDLKVLEFTGKEAISQPFRFELELVSERPDLDLESLLHGQAFLSLDARGSGIHGQIYQVGQGDSGKRLTRYHLSLVPRLTYLGHRINQRIFQHQSVPQIVTQILKDHSILRDAFEFRLGSEYPQREYCVQYAESDLAFIQRLCAEVGIHYHFQHRPEGHLLVFGDDQTVFPRLPESTLYLPGSGMSAGAPAIQRFNVRVETRTSVVTRRDYNFKKPRLSLESRSDGEQRPVLEDYHFPGQFNDRETGKHLARRALERHVADYRQAEGSSDESSLVCGHFLQLSGHPRSDWNDLWLLTGVEHRGRQPQVLEESVTSDGESFQGYRNTFVATPWDVFFRPALAPEKPRMSGYQPAVVTGPKDLEIHCDEYGRVKVQLAWDRDGELNEHSSCWLRVASGWAHDHYGSVLIPRVGMEVLVGFIDGDADKPLVMGCLPNAATPVPLDLPADKTRSVLRSQSSPGGGGYNELRIEDKKGAEEIYLRAQRNWTQHVLNDQQVQVDNQRSIVVTGLARHELRADEQRITHGQRQTEVRQDDHLSVLGDQQVRVNSQATSASAQIHISAGQQVVIDGGASATIQAGGQWINIGPGGIFSSVPIQVGGAPMAAMGAAPVVPGLPDKLAAAPAAILTAAQIMSFKGDAPFCEECERCKDGVCAA
- the putP gene encoding sodium/proline symporter PutP yields the protein MSVSNPTLITFVIYIAAMVLIGLMAYRSTNNLSDYILGGRSLGSVVTALSAGASDMSGWLLMGLPGAIYMSGLSESWIAIGLIVGAYLNWLFVAGRLRVQTEHNGDALTLPDYFSSRFEDKSGLLRIISAVVILVFFTIYCASGIVAGARLFESTFGMSYETALWAGAAATIAYTFIGGFLAVSWTDTVQATLMIFALILTPIIVLLATGGVDTTFLAIEAQDPSNFDMLKGTTFIGIISLMGWGLGYFGQPHILARFMAADSVKSIANARRISMTWMILCLGGTVAVGFFGIAYFSAHPEVAGPVTENPERVFIELAKILFNPWVAGVLLSAILAAVMSTLSCQLLVCSSALTEDFYKTFLRKSASQLELVWVGRAMVLLVALIAIALAANPDNRVLGLVSYAWAGFGAAFGPVVLISVVWKEMTRDGALAGILVGAITVVVWKHFELLGLYEIIPGFIFASLAIYIVSKMGEPSRGMVERFEAAEKDFKLNK
- the putA gene encoding trifunctional transcriptional regulator/proline dehydrogenase/L-glutamate gamma-semialdehyde dehydrogenase, which translates into the protein MATTTLGVKLDDPTRERLKAAATSIDRTPHWLIKQAIFNYLEKLEGGATLTELNGLTAKDVDDAGEVHTDHAHQCFLEFAESILPQSVLRASITAAYRRPEPEVVPMLIEQARLPAAMAEATNKLAATIAEKLRNQKSAGGRAGIVQGLLQEFSLSSQEGVALMCLAEALLRIPDKGTRDALIRDKISTGNWHPHLGNSPSLFVNAATWGLLLTGKLVSTHNEAGLTSSLSRIIGKSGEPMIRKGVDMAMRLMGEQFVTGETIAEALANASKFEAKGFRYSYDMLGEAALTEVDAQKYLASYEQAIHSIGKASHGRGIYEGPGISIKLSALHPRYSRAQYERVMDELYPRLLSLTLLAKQYDIGLNIDAEEADRLELSLDLLERLCFEPQLTGWNGIGFVIQAYQKRCPYVIDYVIDLARRSRHRLMIRLVKGAYWDSEIKRAQVEGLEGYPVYTRKVYTDVSYIACARKLLSVPEVIYPQFATHNAHTLSAIYHIAGQNYYPGQYEFQCLHGMGEPLYEQVVGKVSEGKLNRPCRVYAPVGTHETLLAYLVRRLLENGANTSFVNRIADQSISIQELVADPVAQIEQMATVEGGFGLPHPRIPLPRDLYGAERANSSGIDMANEHRLASLSCALLATAHNDWKAAPMLGCASSNEAPAAVLNPADHRDVVGHVQEATVEDVDNAIQCALNAAPIWQATPPAERAAILERAADLMEGEIQPLMGLLAREAGKTFANAIAEVREAVDFLRYYAVQARNDFSNDAHRPLGPVVCISPWNFPLAIFSGQVAAALAAGNPVLAKPAEQTPLVAAQAVRLLLEAGIPEGVLQLLPGRGETVGAGLVGDERVKGVMFTGSTEVARLLQRNIAGRLDSQGRPIPLIAETGGQNAMIVDSSALTEQVVIDVVSSAFDSAGQRCSALRVLCLQEDSADRVIEMLKGAMAESRLGNPERLSVDIGPVIDAEAKAGIDRHIQGMRDKGRNVYQVAIADSEEVKRGTFVMPTLIELESFDELQREIFGPVLHVVRYKRKEIDQLIAQINASGYGLTLGVHTRIDETIAKVIDNVNAGNVYVNRNIVGAVVGVQPFGGEGLSGTGPKAGGPLYLYRLLSTRPTDAIEQSFARGDAAVAPDVRLREAMRQPLNALKAWADNNQFAELSALCVQYAAQSQSGITRVLAGPTGEKNSYAILPREHVLCLAEVEGDLLTQLAAVLAVGGSAVWPESEVTKTLLARLPKEVQARIKRVADWNKDEVVFDAVLHHGHSDQLRAVCQQIAQRGGAIVGVQGLSQGETNIALERLVIERALSVNTAAAGGNASLMTIG